The Terriglobus tenax genome contains a region encoding:
- a CDS encoding FtsB family cell division protein — MATIAAAGLAISLGYHVIFGQNGLTMYEQKKREAKELDVELKRLQKENELMAGHVERLQNDPSAIEHQAREELHYTRPGEVIYTLPSAPAKK; from the coding sequence ATGGCAACCATCGCCGCTGCGGGTCTTGCAATTTCGCTGGGGTATCACGTCATCTTCGGCCAGAATGGTCTGACCATGTACGAGCAGAAGAAGCGCGAAGCCAAAGAGCTGGATGTAGAGCTGAAGCGCCTTCAAAAAGAGAATGAGCTGATGGCCGGACACGTCGAGCGTCTGCAGAACGATCCCAGCGCGATTGAGCACCAGGCAAGGGAAGAACTGCACTACACGCGCCCGGGGGAAGTCATTTATACACTGCCCTCCGCTCCTGCCAAAAAGTAG
- a CDS encoding LutB/LldF family L-lactate oxidation iron-sulfur protein, which translates to MSRIPLDPATSPSFPKAAKKSLGDQQLRRNVRHATDVIQAKRKKMVEERDDWQDLRESGKQIREHTLRYLDQYLEEFERNCTAAGGHVHWARDGKEACAIVTRLAKEAGASEVIKIKTMTSEEIHLNNALEAEGIMAVETDLAELIIQLGEDQPSHIVVPALHKNRHQIREIFKQKMGLENLGETPADLAEAARSYLRHKFLTVPTAVSGANYLIAETGGVCIVESEGNGRMCLTLPETLITVAGIDKVIPRFQDLEVFLQTLPRSATGERMNPYNSVWTGVHEGDGPRNFHVVIMDNARTEVLADEEGRQTLHCIRCGACQNACPVYRQTGGHAYGSVYAGPIGAILTPQLQELHHAESLPYASSLCGACYEVCPVKINIPEVLIHLRHKVVEKHTRGIGKLNPEAVAMKVMANLFRSEARFRAAQKFGRSAEKPLVNREGWIGWLPGMLGGWTQARDLQAMPSETFREWWEKRDKKEAR; encoded by the coding sequence ATGAGCCGTATTCCTCTCGATCCGGCCACCTCGCCCTCTTTTCCCAAGGCGGCAAAGAAGTCTCTTGGCGACCAGCAGTTGCGCAGGAACGTACGTCACGCCACCGACGTGATCCAGGCCAAGCGCAAGAAGATGGTGGAAGAGCGCGACGACTGGCAGGACCTGCGTGAGAGCGGCAAGCAGATTCGCGAGCACACGCTGCGCTATCTGGACCAGTACCTGGAAGAGTTTGAGCGCAACTGCACCGCCGCCGGTGGCCATGTCCACTGGGCGCGCGATGGCAAGGAAGCCTGCGCCATTGTGACGCGGCTTGCGAAAGAGGCCGGAGCCAGCGAGGTCATCAAGATCAAGACGATGACCTCGGAGGAGATCCACCTCAACAATGCGCTTGAGGCTGAAGGCATCATGGCGGTCGAAACCGACCTGGCCGAGTTGATCATCCAGCTCGGCGAAGATCAGCCCTCGCACATCGTCGTTCCGGCGCTGCATAAGAACCGCCACCAGATTCGCGAGATCTTCAAGCAGAAGATGGGGCTTGAGAACCTGGGTGAGACGCCTGCCGACCTGGCAGAGGCTGCACGCAGCTACCTGCGGCACAAGTTCCTCACCGTGCCCACGGCGGTGAGTGGCGCCAATTACCTGATCGCCGAGACCGGTGGTGTCTGCATCGTGGAGAGTGAAGGCAACGGCCGTATGTGCCTTACTCTGCCGGAGACGCTGATCACGGTCGCAGGCATCGACAAGGTCATTCCGCGCTTTCAGGACCTCGAGGTCTTCCTGCAGACGCTGCCGCGTTCCGCCACCGGCGAGCGCATGAATCCGTACAACTCCGTATGGACCGGCGTGCATGAGGGCGATGGCCCCAGGAACTTCCACGTCGTCATCATGGACAACGCCCGTACCGAGGTGCTGGCTGACGAAGAAGGCCGCCAGACACTGCACTGCATCCGCTGCGGAGCCTGCCAGAACGCCTGCCCCGTCTACCGTCAGACGGGAGGTCACGCTTACGGCTCGGTCTACGCCGGGCCTATCGGTGCGATCCTGACACCACAGTTGCAGGAGCTGCATCATGCCGAGAGCCTGCCCTATGCCTCGTCGCTTTGCGGAGCCTGCTACGAGGTCTGCCCGGTGAAGATCAACATCCCCGAGGTGCTGATCCATCTGCGCCACAAGGTGGTGGAGAAGCACACCAGGGGCATCGGCAAGCTGAATCCTGAAGCCGTAGCCATGAAGGTGATGGCCAACCTGTTCCGCAGCGAGGCCCGTTTCCGCGCCGCGCAGAAGTTCGGCCGCAGCGCGGAGAAGCCTCTGGTCAACCGTGAAGGCTGGATCGGCTGGCTGCCCGGCATGCTGGGCGGTTGGACGCAGGCCCGCGATCTGCAGGCCATGCCGTCAGAGACCTTCCGCGAATGGTGGGAGAAGCGCGACAAGAAGGAGGCCCGGTAA
- the proC gene encoding pyrroline-5-carboxylate reductase: MANDDLKIEIPTLGPPSLPGIKVAVLGAGKMGGILLQAFLKNNLLHPEQIIATVAHPERAQALSVQFQVEVTTDNLAAAKDADIILLGVKPTQVPALIEQIKPALTPKKLIVSFAASVKTSAIEEAAGMDIPVIRAMPNTPSMLAAGVTALCPGRFVSGEHLVTAQKIFNTVGRSVIVDEKHMDAVTGLSGSGPAYVYIIIEALAEAGVNVGLPRDVATLLAAQTVFGSARMVLETGYHPALLKDQVTTPAGCTVDGILELEEGGLRVTLIKAVKRATERAKQLAAG, translated from the coding sequence ATGGCAAACGACGATCTCAAAATCGAGATTCCTACCCTCGGGCCGCCCTCCCTGCCCGGCATCAAGGTTGCTGTCCTTGGCGCCGGCAAGATGGGCGGCATCCTGCTGCAGGCCTTCCTGAAAAACAACCTGCTGCACCCGGAGCAGATCATCGCGACGGTGGCCCACCCGGAACGCGCGCAGGCACTCTCCGTGCAGTTCCAGGTGGAGGTCACCACCGACAACCTGGCTGCCGCAAAGGACGCTGACATCATCCTGCTCGGCGTCAAGCCGACGCAGGTGCCGGCGCTGATTGAGCAGATCAAGCCGGCGTTGACGCCGAAGAAACTGATCGTCTCCTTTGCCGCATCGGTGAAGACCAGCGCCATTGAAGAGGCTGCCGGGATGGACATCCCGGTCATCCGCGCCATGCCCAACACGCCGTCCATGCTGGCGGCGGGTGTTACCGCTCTGTGCCCCGGCCGTTTTGTCAGCGGAGAGCATCTGGTGACGGCGCAGAAGATCTTCAACACCGTGGGCCGCTCGGTCATCGTCGACGAGAAGCACATGGACGCCGTGACGGGCCTCTCCGGCTCCGGCCCGGCCTATGTGTACATCATCATCGAGGCGCTGGCCGAGGCCGGCGTCAACGTCGGCCTGCCGCGCGACGTGGCAACACTGCTGGCCGCGCAGACGGTCTTCGGCTCTGCCCGCATGGTGCTGGAAACCGGCTACCACCCTGCCCTTCTGAAGGACCAGGTCACCACACCCGCCGGATGCACGGTGGATGGCATCCTGGAGCTGGAAGAGGGTGGTCTGCGCGTCACGCTCATCAAGGCCGTGAAGCGTGCCACCGAGCGCGCCAAACAGCTCGCTGCTGGATAA
- a CDS encoding menaquinone biosynthesis family protein, with protein sequence MSSPTIREINIAHSPDSDDAFMFYGLATNKIRVPGYKFTHTLTDIETLNRKAMDEAFYDVTAISFHAYPYLQDNYALMACGGSVGDGYGPMIVAPKKMTLDEVKKLKIAVPGTLTTAYLALKLFAPEVEAETIPFDEIIPRVAAGEFDAGLIIHEGQLTYGNNGLHKILDLGQWWREETDGLPLPLGGNAIRRSLGAEVMKVTTQALRDSIQHALDNREAALQYAMQFARDLDTNLANRFVGMYVNERTLNYGDDGRVAIKKLLDLGYERGIIPHKAKVDFID encoded by the coding sequence ATGAGTAGTCCCACCATTCGCGAGATCAACATCGCGCACTCTCCCGACTCCGACGATGCATTTATGTTCTATGGCCTGGCGACGAACAAAATTCGTGTGCCTGGCTATAAGTTCACCCACACGCTGACTGACATTGAGACGTTGAACCGCAAGGCCATGGACGAGGCCTTTTACGACGTTACCGCCATCAGCTTCCATGCCTATCCGTACCTGCAGGACAACTATGCTCTGATGGCGTGCGGCGGCTCCGTGGGTGACGGCTACGGCCCCATGATCGTGGCTCCGAAGAAGATGACCCTCGACGAGGTGAAGAAGCTGAAGATCGCGGTTCCCGGAACGCTGACCACTGCGTACCTGGCGCTGAAGCTCTTCGCTCCCGAAGTCGAAGCCGAGACCATTCCCTTTGACGAGATCATTCCGCGCGTCGCTGCCGGAGAGTTCGATGCCGGCCTGATCATCCATGAAGGCCAGCTCACCTATGGCAACAACGGCCTGCACAAGATCCTGGACCTGGGCCAGTGGTGGCGCGAGGAGACCGATGGCCTGCCCCTGCCGCTGGGTGGCAACGCCATCCGCCGCTCGCTGGGAGCAGAGGTCATGAAGGTCACCACGCAGGCGCTGCGCGACAGCATTCAGCACGCCCTCGATAACCGCGAGGCAGCTCTGCAGTATGCCATGCAGTTTGCCCGCGACCTGGACACCAATCTGGCAAACCGCTTTGTCGGCATGTACGTGAACGAGCGCACGCTCAACTACGGCGATGATGGCCGCGTGGCCATCAAGAAGCTGCTCGACCTGGGCTACGAGCGCGGCATCATTCCGCACAAGGCCAAGGTCGACTTCATCGACTAA
- the cutA gene encoding divalent-cation tolerance protein CutA, with amino-acid sequence MAKPVLILTTIGSREAAETLAESFVKERLAACVSIGGPVLSIYHWQGAIERGEEFQLTLKSLDTHLAAIESRLKSFHASRPDGYQLPELLVVPLGGGSMEYLAWLQANVHPA; translated from the coding sequence ATGGCGAAACCAGTCCTCATCCTGACAACGATTGGCTCCCGCGAAGCCGCCGAAACGCTTGCGGAAAGCTTTGTAAAGGAGCGCCTGGCGGCGTGTGTCAGCATTGGCGGGCCGGTGCTTTCCATCTACCACTGGCAGGGCGCAATCGAGCGCGGCGAGGAGTTTCAACTGACGCTCAAATCGCTCGATACCCATCTCGCAGCCATCGAGAGCAGGCTGAAGAGTTTTCACGCCAGCCGCCCTGATGGCTATCAATTGCCGGAGTTACTGGTTGTGCCACTCGGTGGCGGCAGTATGGAGTACCTGGCGTGGTTGCAGGCAAACGTACATCCTGCCTAG
- a CDS encoding (Fe-S)-binding protein, whose protein sequence is MSAFKPGARRGVLRVSLFITCYNDTLFPGTGKAVVRVLERLGHTVDFPAGQTCCGQMHWNTGYQKEALPLVQRFVDQFRHAEAVVVPSSSCVAMMKDHYPLMAEQMKDEKLKAELDVLLPKVWEFSQFLTECLKLQDVGAFYPHKVTYHASCHGLRNLGIKDGPMELLRHVKGLELVEIENLDRCCGFGGTFAVKNPETSTAMLEEKLGAIFKTGAEVCTACDNSCLMHMEGALHRQKAGVHTIHLAEILAGEESAQ, encoded by the coding sequence ATCTCTGCATTTAAACCTGGAGCAAGGAGAGGCGTTCTGCGGGTCTCACTGTTTATCACTTGCTATAACGACACGCTGTTCCCGGGCACGGGCAAGGCGGTGGTACGCGTGCTGGAGCGTCTGGGCCATACGGTGGACTTTCCCGCCGGCCAGACCTGCTGCGGCCAGATGCACTGGAACACCGGCTACCAGAAGGAAGCGCTCCCACTGGTGCAGCGCTTTGTCGACCAGTTCCGCCATGCGGAGGCCGTTGTCGTTCCCTCCTCAAGCTGCGTTGCCATGATGAAGGACCACTACCCGCTAATGGCGGAGCAGATGAAGGATGAGAAGCTCAAGGCTGAGCTCGACGTGCTGCTGCCGAAGGTGTGGGAGTTCTCGCAGTTTCTGACCGAGTGCTTGAAGCTGCAGGATGTTGGCGCGTTTTATCCGCACAAGGTGACCTATCACGCCAGCTGCCACGGCCTGCGCAATCTCGGCATCAAGGACGGGCCGATGGAGCTTCTGCGCCATGTGAAAGGCCTTGAACTGGTGGAGATTGAAAACCTGGACCGCTGCTGCGGTTTTGGCGGCACCTTTGCCGTAAAGAATCCCGAGACCTCGACCGCCATGCTGGAAGAGAAGCTCGGAGCGATTTTCAAGACTGGCGCGGAGGTCTGCACCGCCTGCGATAACTCTTGCCTGATGCACATGGAAGGCGCCCTGCATCGCCAGAAGGCCGGTGTGCATACCATCCACCTGGCGGAGATTCTGGCCGGAGAGGAGAGCGCGCAATGA